A stretch of the Streptomyces ortus genome encodes the following:
- a CDS encoding aldehyde dehydrogenase family protein, producing MSSSYFTDLAQQYIDGRWRPGTGSWDIIDFNPYDGEKLASITIATVDEVDEAYRAAARAQREWAATNPYARRAVFEKALRIVEEREQEIAEVIVAELGGTRLKAGFELHLAKEFLRESVNLALRPEGKIIPSPGDTKENRLYRVPVGVVGVISPFNFPFLLSLKSVAPALALGNGVVLKPHQNTPIVGGSLVAKIFEDAGLPAGLLNVVITDIAEIGDAFLEHPVPKVISFTGSDKVGRHVATVCAAHFKRSILELGGNSALVVLNDADVDYAVDAAVFSRFVHQGQVCMAANRVLVDRSVEAEFTEKFVAKVKSLKVGDPSDPETVIGPVINSSQADALSSVVSQALAEGATALVRGTTTDNLVEPTVLTGVPAESDLLRQEIFGPVALLVPFDGEEEAVRIVNDTPYGLSGAVHTADVERGVSFAKQIDTGMFHVNDGTVHDEPLVPFGGEKSSGVGRLNGEGTVEAFTTQKWISVQHGRSAFPF from the coding sequence ATGTCGTCGTCCTACTTCACCGACCTGGCTCAGCAGTACATCGACGGCCGATGGCGTCCGGGTACGGGGTCCTGGGACATCATCGACTTCAATCCGTACGACGGTGAGAAGCTGGCCTCGATCACGATAGCCACGGTCGACGAGGTGGACGAGGCCTACCGGGCCGCCGCCCGCGCCCAGAGGGAATGGGCGGCGACGAACCCGTACGCGCGGCGGGCCGTGTTCGAGAAGGCGCTGCGGATCGTCGAGGAGCGCGAGCAGGAGATCGCCGAGGTGATCGTCGCGGAACTGGGCGGCACCCGCCTGAAGGCCGGCTTCGAACTGCACCTCGCCAAGGAGTTCCTGCGCGAGTCGGTCAACCTCGCGCTGCGGCCCGAGGGGAAGATCATCCCCTCGCCCGGCGACACCAAGGAGAACCGCCTCTACCGCGTCCCGGTCGGCGTCGTCGGTGTGATCAGCCCCTTCAACTTCCCCTTCCTGCTGTCGCTGAAGTCCGTGGCGCCCGCGCTGGCCCTCGGCAACGGCGTGGTCCTCAAGCCGCACCAGAACACCCCGATCGTGGGCGGCTCCCTGGTCGCGAAGATCTTCGAGGACGCGGGCCTGCCGGCCGGCCTGCTCAACGTGGTGATCACCGACATCGCGGAGATCGGCGACGCCTTCCTCGAGCACCCGGTCCCGAAGGTCATCTCCTTCACCGGCTCCGACAAGGTCGGCCGCCATGTCGCGACCGTCTGCGCCGCGCACTTCAAGCGCTCGATCCTCGAACTGGGCGGCAACAGCGCCCTGGTGGTCCTGAACGACGCGGACGTCGACTACGCCGTGGACGCCGCGGTCTTCAGCCGGTTCGTGCACCAGGGCCAGGTCTGCATGGCCGCGAACCGCGTTCTCGTGGACCGCTCGGTCGAGGCGGAGTTCACCGAGAAGTTCGTGGCGAAGGTGAAGTCCCTCAAGGTCGGCGACCCGAGCGACCCGGAGACCGTCATCGGCCCGGTCATCAACTCCTCGCAGGCGGACGCCCTTTCGTCCGTCGTGAGCCAGGCGCTCGCCGAGGGCGCGACCGCGCTCGTGCGGGGCACCACCACCGACAACCTCGTCGAGCCGACCGTGCTGACCGGTGTGCCCGCCGAGTCCGACCTCCTCCGGCAGGAGATCTTCGGCCCCGTCGCGCTCCTCGTGCCGTTCGACGGCGAGGAGGAGGCGGTACGGATCGTCAACGACACCCCGTACGGGCTGAGCGGCGCCGTGCACACCGCCGACGTCGAGCGCGGTGTCTCCTTCGCCAAGCAGATCGACACGGGCATGTTCCACGTGAACGACGGCACCGTGCACGACGAGCCGCTGGTCCCCTTCGGCGGCGAGAAGTCCTCGGGCGTGGGCCGGCTGAACGGCGAGGGCACGGTCGAGGCGTTCACCACCCAGAAGTGGATCTCGGTCCAGCACGGCCGCAGCGCCTTCCCCTTCTGA
- a CDS encoding helix-turn-helix domain-containing protein has protein sequence MLLGSHLRRLRESRGITREKAGYSIRASESKISRMELGRVSFKTRDVEDLLTLYGIADEAERKSLLSLAKEANVAGWWHSYSDVLPSWFPTYVGLEGAAATIRSYEVQFVHGLLQTEAYAHAVVTRGMRSASAADIERRVALRLERQKYLVAESAPEFHVVLDEAALRRPYGDRGVMRGQLQHLIDISQRPNVRLQVMPFSFGGHAGESGAFTVLSFPESDLSDVVYLEQLTSALYLDKREDVAQYEKAMKELQQDSPGPDESRDLLRGLLQLS, from the coding sequence ATGCTGCTCGGCTCACATCTGAGGCGGCTGCGTGAGTCGCGGGGGATCACCCGGGAGAAGGCCGGTTACTCGATCCGAGCCTCCGAGTCGAAGATCAGCCGTATGGAGTTGGGCCGGGTGAGCTTCAAGACGAGGGACGTCGAGGATCTGCTGACGCTCTACGGGATCGCCGACGAGGCCGAGCGCAAGTCACTGCTCTCGCTCGCCAAGGAGGCCAACGTCGCGGGCTGGTGGCACAGTTACTCGGACGTCCTGCCCAGCTGGTTCCCGACCTATGTGGGACTTGAGGGCGCGGCGGCGACCATCCGTTCGTACGAGGTGCAGTTCGTGCACGGTCTGCTGCAGACCGAGGCGTACGCGCACGCCGTCGTCACCCGGGGCATGAGAAGCGCGAGCGCGGCCGACATCGAGCGGCGTGTGGCGCTGCGCCTCGAACGCCAGAAGTACCTCGTGGCGGAGAGCGCGCCCGAGTTCCATGTCGTGCTGGACGAGGCCGCGTTGCGGCGGCCGTACGGCGACCGCGGCGTCATGCGCGGTCAGCTCCAGCACCTCATCGACATCTCCCAGCGCCCCAACGTACGGCTGCAGGTGATGCCGTTCAGCTTCGGCGGGCACGCGGGCGAGAGCGGGGCCTTCACGGTGCTCAGCTTCCCCGAGTCCGACCTTTCGGACGTGGTCTACCTGGAACAGCTCACCAGTGCGCTGTATCTGGACAAGCGCGAGGACGTCGCCCAGTACGAGAAGGCGATGAAGGAGCTCCAGCAGGACAGTCCGGGCCCCGACGAGAGCCGCGATTTGCTCAGAGGACTGCTCCAACTCAGTTGA
- a CDS encoding Clp protease N-terminal domain-containing protein: MTTNPRGTTSVRLDDLIEAIKKVHEDALDQLQDAVIAADHLGDVADHLIGHFVDQARRSGASWTDIGRSMGVTRQAAQKRFVPKAESDLDPSQGFSRYTPRARNVVVASQEEARTAANDQIRTEHLVLGLLAEPEGLGAKAITAQGVTLDAVREAANAGLPPRAETMPALVPFDAGAKKALELTFREALRLGHNYIGTEHILLALLEHEAGTGVLSGLGITKAATEADIAKSLEEVTKPLQ, from the coding sequence ATGACCACGAACCCACGCGGCACCACCTCCGTACGCCTCGACGACCTCATCGAGGCCATCAAGAAGGTCCACGAAGACGCCCTCGACCAGCTCCAGGACGCGGTGATCGCCGCGGACCACCTCGGCGACGTGGCCGACCATCTGATCGGGCACTTCGTGGACCAGGCCCGGCGTTCGGGCGCCTCCTGGACGGACATCGGCAGGAGCATGGGGGTCACCCGGCAGGCGGCCCAGAAGCGCTTCGTACCGAAGGCCGAGTCGGACCTCGACCCGAGCCAGGGCTTCAGCCGCTACACCCCACGCGCCAGGAACGTGGTGGTGGCCTCCCAGGAAGAGGCCAGGACCGCGGCGAACGACCAGATCCGCACCGAGCACCTGGTCCTCGGCCTGCTCGCCGAGCCGGAGGGCCTCGGGGCGAAGGCGATCACCGCGCAGGGCGTCACCCTGGACGCCGTACGCGAGGCCGCGAACGCCGGTCTCCCCCCGCGCGCGGAGACCATGCCCGCGCTCGTCCCCTTCGACGCCGGCGCCAAGAAGGCTCTCGAACTCACCTTCCGTGAGGCTCTGCGCCTGGGTCACAACTACATCGGTACGGAGCACATCCTGCTCGCCCTCCTGGAGCACGAGGCCGGTACGGGCGTACTGAGCGGACTGGGGATCACCAAGGCGGCGACGGAGGCGGACATCGCGAAATCGCTGGAGGAGGTGACGAAGCCCCTCCAGTAA
- a CDS encoding DUF397 domain-containing protein, whose translation MDHDVYNGMAATELHEAAWQKSRHSNSQGSCVEFARLPGGEVAVRNSRFPDGPALVYTRAEIEAMLLGIKDGEFDHLIAG comes from the coding sequence GTGGACCACGACGTGTACAACGGCATGGCTGCCACGGAGCTGCACGAGGCGGCCTGGCAGAAGAGCCGGCACAGCAACTCGCAGGGCTCCTGCGTGGAGTTCGCCCGCCTGCCCGGCGGGGAGGTGGCCGTGCGCAACTCGCGCTTTCCCGACGGCCCGGCCCTCGTCTACACCCGGGCGGAGATCGAGGCCATGCTCCTGGGCATCAAGGACGGCGAGTTCGACCACCTGATAGCGGGCTGA
- a CDS encoding glutamate decarboxylase — translation MALHKGPAKSDEHPSTVNPFYGAANPVDGMTEAPPQHRLPDGPLAPSTAYQLVHDELMLDGNSRLNLATFVTTWMEPQADILLGECRDKNMIDKDEYPRTAELERRCVAMLADLWNAPDPAAAVGCSTTGSSEACMLAGMALKRRWAERNADRYPGARPNLVMGVNVQVCWDKFCNFWEVEARQVPMEGDRFHLDPRAAAELCDENTIGVVGVLGSTFDGSYEPVAELCAALDELQERTGLDIPVHVDGASGAMVAPFVDEDLVWDFRLPRVASINTSGHKYGLVYPGVGWALWRSPAELPEELVFRVNYLGGDMPTFALNFSRPGAQVVAQYYTFLRLGREGYRAVQQTTRDVAMGLAERIGALDEFRLLTRGDQLPVFAFTTAPDVTAFDVFDVSRRMRERGWLLPAYTFPANREDLSVLRVVCRNGFSSDLTQLFLEDLRRLLPELRCQSRPLTRDKEAATGFHH, via the coding sequence ATGGCGCTGCACAAAGGCCCCGCGAAGTCCGACGAGCACCCCTCGACCGTCAACCCCTTCTACGGGGCGGCCAATCCGGTCGACGGCATGACCGAGGCCCCGCCCCAGCACCGGCTGCCCGACGGACCGCTGGCCCCCTCCACCGCCTACCAGCTGGTGCACGACGAGCTGATGCTGGACGGCAACTCCCGGCTCAACCTCGCGACCTTCGTCACCACCTGGATGGAGCCGCAGGCCGACATACTGCTCGGTGAGTGCCGCGACAAGAACATGATCGACAAGGACGAGTACCCGCGCACGGCCGAGCTGGAGCGCAGGTGCGTGGCGATGCTCGCCGATCTGTGGAACGCGCCGGATCCGGCCGCCGCCGTCGGGTGTTCGACGACCGGGTCGAGCGAGGCGTGCATGCTCGCCGGCATGGCGCTCAAGCGCCGCTGGGCCGAGCGCAACGCGGACCGGTATCCGGGCGCCCGCCCGAACCTCGTCATGGGCGTCAACGTGCAGGTCTGCTGGGACAAGTTCTGCAATTTCTGGGAGGTGGAGGCCCGCCAGGTGCCCATGGAGGGCGACCGCTTCCACCTCGACCCGCGGGCCGCTGCCGAGCTGTGCGACGAGAACACCATCGGGGTCGTCGGCGTGCTCGGCTCCACCTTCGACGGGTCGTACGAGCCGGTCGCCGAACTGTGCGCCGCGCTGGACGAGTTGCAGGAGCGCACCGGCCTGGACATCCCCGTGCACGTGGACGGCGCGTCCGGCGCGATGGTGGCGCCCTTCGTCGACGAGGACCTGGTCTGGGACTTCCGGCTGCCGCGGGTGGCCTCCATCAACACCTCGGGGCACAAGTACGGGCTGGTCTACCCGGGTGTCGGCTGGGCGCTGTGGCGCTCGCCCGCCGAGCTGCCGGAGGAACTGGTATTCCGGGTGAACTACCTGGGCGGCGACATGCCGACCTTCGCCCTCAACTTCTCCCGTCCCGGGGCCCAGGTGGTGGCGCAGTACTACACGTTCCTGCGGCTGGGCCGGGAGGGCTACCGGGCCGTCCAGCAGACGACCCGGGACGTCGCCATGGGGCTCGCCGAGCGGATCGGGGCCCTGGACGAGTTCCGGTTGCTCACCCGGGGTGATCAGCTGCCGGTGTTCGCGTTCACCACCGCTCCGGATGTCACCGCGTTCGACGTCTTCGACGTGTCCCGGCGCATGCGGGAGCGGGGCTGGCTGCTGCCCGCGTACACCTTCCCCGCGAACCGTGAGGACCTGTCCGTACTGCGGGTGGTGTGCCGCAACGGCTTCTCCTCGGACCTCACCCAGCTGTTCCTGGAGGACCTGCGCCGCCTGCTGCCCGAGCTGCGCTGCCAGTCACGGCCCCTGACGAGGGACAAGGAGGCGGCTACCGGCTTCCATCACTGA
- a CDS encoding PadR family transcriptional regulator: MSAIRLLVLGAVRQHGRAHGYQVRNDLEYWGAHEWSNAKPGSIYHALKQMAKQGMLIAHEIAPSTVGGPPRTEYEITEKGTAEYLTLLRESLTSYDQKPDVLSAALGFVVDLGREEALELLEERVRGIEEWRTAVTEHYVPDDGPGQLGHIGEIMNFWVHSADSGAEWTRGLIQRIKGGAYTFAGEGEPFVGVLSEGEENPYRTDESLSDESLSDGSR, from the coding sequence ATGTCAGCGATCCGCCTCCTCGTCCTCGGTGCCGTACGCCAGCACGGCCGGGCCCACGGCTACCAGGTGCGCAACGACCTGGAGTACTGGGGCGCGCACGAGTGGTCCAACGCCAAGCCGGGCTCGATCTACCACGCGCTCAAGCAGATGGCGAAGCAGGGAATGCTGATCGCCCACGAGATCGCGCCCTCCACGGTCGGCGGTCCGCCGCGCACGGAGTACGAGATCACCGAGAAGGGCACGGCGGAGTACCTCACCCTTCTGCGCGAGTCCCTGACCTCGTACGACCAGAAGCCGGACGTCCTCTCCGCGGCGCTCGGCTTCGTGGTGGACCTCGGCCGCGAGGAGGCGCTCGAACTCCTGGAGGAGCGGGTGCGGGGCATCGAGGAGTGGCGCACGGCCGTCACCGAGCACTATGTGCCGGACGACGGGCCCGGCCAGCTCGGCCACATCGGCGAGATCATGAACTTCTGGGTCCACTCCGCCGACAGCGGCGCCGAGTGGACGCGCGGCCTGATCCAGCGGATCAAGGGCGGCGCGTACACCTTCGCGGGCGAGGGCGAGCCGTTCGTGGGGGTGCTCTCCGAGGGCGAGGAGAACCCGTATCGCACCGATGAAAGCCTCAGTGATGAAAGCCTCAGTGATGGAAGCCGGTAG
- a CDS encoding DUF4232 domain-containing protein — MRTLPIAVTALAATLALTLTACGGDDGGGGDKKTSSEKSGASNLSTACAADKFTQEVVASEAPAAGDTGTVSVTLTNGSGADCTLKGFPTVGLDVRGTALSVAPEKSAAPEKLTVKKDETVGFTITYVRGPAGDAEKAAAVTTAKFALPGADAELSFAWKYGEVALRSAGGNEPDASVTPLQRTGD; from the coding sequence ATGCGCACCCTGCCGATCGCCGTCACCGCCCTCGCGGCGACGCTCGCCCTGACCCTGACCGCCTGTGGCGGCGACGACGGTGGCGGCGGTGACAAGAAGACCAGCAGCGAGAAGAGCGGTGCGTCGAACTTGTCGACCGCCTGTGCGGCCGACAAGTTCACCCAGGAGGTCGTCGCCAGCGAGGCCCCGGCCGCGGGCGACACCGGCACCGTCTCCGTCACCCTGACGAACGGCTCCGGAGCCGACTGCACGCTGAAGGGCTTCCCCACCGTCGGCCTTGACGTCCGCGGCACCGCGCTGTCCGTCGCTCCGGAGAAGTCCGCGGCGCCGGAGAAGCTGACGGTGAAGAAGGACGAGACGGTCGGCTTCACGATCACGTACGTACGCGGTCCCGCGGGCGACGCCGAGAAGGCCGCCGCCGTGACGACCGCCAAGTTCGCCCTGCCCGGCGCCGACGCCGAGCTGTCCTTCGCCTGGAAGTACGGCGAGGTGGCGCTGCGGAGCGCCGGCGGCAACGAGCCGGACGCGTCGGTCACTCCGCTGCAGCGCACGGGGGACTGA
- a CDS encoding ATP-binding protein — MGTNGSTMLEPLRQGLPPLDPAAVSNAASCALPPRYEAVRDARQFTRRTLDQWDVGNRFDDVCLVVSELVTNALRHALPEDAPRSADQDPPVRLHLMRWTGRLVCAVRDPSHDSPVAGDSDDFSAESGRGLFLVESFADGWGWHPLANTINGKVVWALFRLGPSA, encoded by the coding sequence ATGGGGACGAATGGATCGACCATGCTGGAGCCGTTAAGGCAGGGGCTTCCGCCACTGGACCCGGCGGCCGTCTCCAACGCGGCCTCCTGCGCCCTCCCGCCGCGATACGAAGCGGTGCGCGACGCACGGCAGTTCACCCGCCGCACGCTCGACCAGTGGGACGTCGGCAACCGCTTCGACGACGTCTGCCTGGTGGTCTCGGAACTCGTCACCAACGCGCTGCGGCACGCGCTGCCCGAGGACGCCCCCCGCTCCGCCGACCAGGATCCGCCCGTGCGGCTGCACCTGATGCGGTGGACCGGGAGACTGGTGTGCGCGGTGCGCGACCCCAGCCACGACAGTCCGGTCGCGGGCGACTCCGACGACTTCTCGGCCGAGTCGGGACGGGGCCTGTTCCTCGTCGAGTCCTTCGCCGACGGCTGGGGATGGCACCCGCTCGCCAACACGATCAACGGCAAGGTCGTGTGGGCGCTGTTCCGCCTGGGGCCCTCCGCCTGA
- a CDS encoding DedA family protein has protein sequence MTTLALGPSWLDPDYLLDSFGIWGLLLIVFAESGLLIGFFLPGDSLLFTAGMLITAGTLDFPLWAAIALICVAAILGDQAGYMFGKKVGPSLFTRPDSRLFKQENVTKAHEFFEKYGPKSLVLARFVPVVRTFTPIIAGVSGMKYRSFLTFNVIGGVLWGAGVTALGSWLGRIEFVHKNIEPILLLIVFISVVPIIIEFLRARGKSKKNGADGPAAEPQAGHAPQAAPVMDDRTAQLRQIPQPHQNGYDQRYGPQHGQDQGYGDQGGRQHDQYGNQNHGQNQDYYQQQPYGQDQNYGQQQWQYPEEQQQYPQPYQQGQHGQHQQGQHGQQQYPYGQEYPRN, from the coding sequence GTGACGACGCTTGCCCTTGGCCCAAGCTGGTTGGATCCGGACTACCTGCTGGACTCGTTCGGCATCTGGGGCCTGCTCCTGATCGTCTTCGCCGAGTCGGGCCTGCTCATCGGCTTCTTCCTGCCGGGTGACTCGCTGCTGTTCACGGCGGGCATGCTGATCACCGCCGGCACCCTGGACTTCCCGCTGTGGGCCGCGATCGCGCTGATCTGTGTCGCCGCGATCCTCGGCGACCAGGCGGGCTACATGTTCGGCAAGAAGGTCGGCCCGTCGCTCTTCACCCGGCCGGACTCCCGCCTCTTCAAGCAGGAGAACGTCACCAAGGCACACGAGTTCTTCGAGAAGTACGGCCCGAAGTCGCTGGTGCTGGCCCGTTTCGTGCCGGTCGTGCGCACGTTCACGCCGATCATCGCCGGCGTCAGCGGCATGAAGTACCGCTCGTTCCTGACCTTCAACGTGATCGGCGGCGTCCTGTGGGGCGCGGGCGTCACGGCGCTCGGGTCCTGGCTCGGCCGCATCGAGTTCGTCCACAAGAACATCGAGCCGATCCTGCTCCTGATCGTCTTCATCTCGGTGGTCCCGATCATCATCGAGTTCCTGCGCGCCCGCGGAAAGTCCAAGAAGAACGGCGCGGACGGACCGGCGGCCGAGCCCCAGGCCGGTCACGCCCCGCAGGCGGCCCCCGTCATGGACGACCGCACGGCCCAGCTCCGCCAGATCCCGCAGCCCCACCAGAACGGCTACGACCAGCGGTACGGTCCCCAGCACGGCCAGGACCAGGGTTACGGCGACCAGGGCGGCCGGCAGCACGACCAGTACGGCAACCAGAACCACGGCCAGAACCAGGACTACTACCAGCAGCAGCCATACGGGCAGGACCAGAACTACGGCCAACAGCAGTGGCAGTACCCCGAGGAGCAGCAGCAGTACCCGCAGCCGTACCAGCAGGGACAGCACGGCCAGCACCAGCAGGGTCAGCACGGCCAGCAGCAGTACCCGTACGGCCAGGAGTATCCGAGGAACTGA
- a CDS encoding YbjQ family protein produces the protein MGIEEYGGGQGPAPDVLVVTTNDVPGYRVEQVIGEVFGLTVRSRHLGSQIGAGLKSMIGGELKGLTKTLVETRNQAMERLVEQARARGANGVLMFRFDVTDAQDVGTEVCAYGTAVVMVKE, from the coding sequence ATGGGTATCGAAGAATACGGCGGCGGTCAGGGCCCTGCGCCCGACGTGCTGGTCGTGACGACGAACGACGTACCCGGTTACCGGGTCGAGCAGGTCATCGGTGAGGTCTTCGGGCTGACCGTCCGCTCCAGGCATCTGGGCAGCCAGATCGGCGCGGGGCTGAAGTCGATGATCGGCGGCGAGTTGAAGGGCCTCACCAAGACCTTGGTGGAGACCCGCAACCAGGCCATGGAACGGCTCGTCGAGCAGGCACGGGCACGGGGCGCCAACGGCGTGCTGATGTTCCGCTTCGACGTGACGGACGCGCAGGACGTGGGCACGGAGGTGTGCGCGTACGGCACGGCCGTGGTGATGGTCAAGGAGTAG
- a CDS encoding DUF2786 domain-containing protein, whose product MSSTSSAVERAFAAALYADSDAALDAGASLLAADPASDTELARRGEEFVAAAWRRGWQPADVVRIVRRELDDVHERLVTELVLAEAARDRTPRTPRWTAQLDELDAGPSAPRPDRFSYATAVLELYRLLLRLPSLEPLDAHVPRAPRTPGGGAVPRDTRMLTRIRALLAKAEATGFPEEAEALSAKAQELMARHSIDEALLAARTHAEDTPGACRIGVDPPYETAKAVLLDAVAGANRCRAVWNEALGFSTVVGFEPGLEAVELLYTSLLVQATAAMTKAEAAQRAGGRKRTKSFRQSFLAAYAHRIGDRLADAAEGQVSATEGELLPVLAARDVAVTDETERMFPDTVTTRMRGVNDAAGWQEGAAAADRAQVRARPPLHSP is encoded by the coding sequence ATGAGCAGTACGTCCTCCGCGGTGGAGCGCGCCTTCGCCGCCGCCCTCTACGCCGACTCCGACGCGGCCCTCGACGCCGGCGCCTCCCTGCTCGCCGCCGACCCCGCGTCCGACACCGAACTCGCGCGTCGCGGCGAGGAGTTCGTCGCGGCGGCCTGGCGGCGCGGCTGGCAGCCCGCGGACGTCGTACGGATCGTGCGGCGCGAACTGGACGACGTGCACGAACGCCTCGTGACGGAACTCGTCCTCGCCGAGGCCGCCCGGGACCGTACGCCCCGGACCCCGCGCTGGACGGCACAACTCGACGAACTGGACGCCGGCCCGTCAGCCCCTCGCCCGGACCGCTTCTCGTACGCGACCGCCGTCCTGGAGCTGTACCGCCTGCTGCTGCGGCTGCCCTCGCTGGAGCCGCTGGACGCCCACGTGCCCCGCGCGCCCCGCACGCCCGGGGGCGGCGCCGTCCCGCGGGACACCCGCATGCTCACCCGTATCCGCGCGCTCCTCGCCAAGGCGGAGGCGACCGGGTTCCCGGAGGAGGCGGAGGCGCTGAGCGCCAAGGCGCAGGAGCTGATGGCGCGGCACAGCATCGACGAGGCGCTGCTCGCGGCGCGCACACACGCCGAGGACACGCCCGGTGCCTGCCGGATCGGCGTCGACCCGCCGTACGAGACCGCCAAGGCCGTCCTCCTCGACGCGGTGGCCGGCGCCAACCGCTGCCGGGCGGTGTGGAACGAGGCCCTCGGCTTCTCCACCGTCGTCGGTTTCGAACCCGGCCTGGAGGCGGTCGAACTCCTCTACACCTCGCTCCTCGTGCAGGCCACCGCCGCGATGACGAAGGCGGAGGCGGCCCAGCGCGCGGGCGGAAGGAAGCGGACGAAGTCCTTCCGGCAGTCCTTCCTCGCCGCGTACGCGCACCGCATCGGCGACCGGCTGGCCGACGCGGCCGAGGGACAGGTGTCCGCCACGGAGGGGGAGTTGCTGCCGGTCCTCGCGGCGCGCGACGTCGCGGTCACGGACGAGACGGAGCGCATGTTCCCGGACACCGTCACGACCCGGATGCGCGGGGTGAACGACGCGGCCGGCTGGCAGGAGGGAGCGGCGGCGGCGGACCGCGCCCAGGTCAGGGCCCGCCCACCGCTGCACAGCCCCTGA
- a CDS encoding MerR family transcriptional regulator translates to MSHPVGQVAGFTGVTVRTLHHYDEIGLLVPSGRSHAGHRRYSDADLDRLQQILFYRELGFPLDQVAALLDDPRADPREHLRRQHDLLTDRIEKLRKMAAAVEHAMEARTMGIDLTPEEKFEVFGGKDPEEHAEEAESRWGGTDAYAESQRRTSRYGKDDWQRMRAETAAWGGRYDALMVSGEPATGEPAIDMAEEHRQHITRWFYACSYDIHRGLGEMYVSDERFRAFYDALRPGLAEHLRDAIAANAARHA, encoded by the coding sequence GTGAGCCACCCCGTGGGACAGGTCGCCGGTTTCACCGGAGTGACGGTGCGGACGCTGCACCACTACGACGAGATCGGGCTGCTCGTGCCGAGCGGGCGCAGTCACGCGGGCCACCGGCGCTACAGCGACGCCGACCTCGACCGGCTGCAGCAGATCCTGTTCTACCGGGAGCTGGGGTTTCCGCTCGACCAGGTCGCGGCCCTGCTCGACGACCCGCGGGCCGACCCGCGCGAGCACCTGCGCCGGCAGCACGACCTGCTGACCGACCGGATCGAGAAGCTGCGGAAGATGGCCGCGGCCGTGGAACACGCCATGGAGGCACGCACGATGGGCATCGACCTCACACCCGAGGAAAAGTTCGAGGTCTTCGGGGGCAAGGACCCCGAGGAGCACGCCGAGGAGGCCGAGAGCCGCTGGGGCGGCACGGACGCGTACGCCGAGTCGCAGCGCCGCACCTCCCGTTACGGCAAGGACGACTGGCAGCGCATGCGGGCCGAGACCGCCGCCTGGGGCGGGCGCTACGACGCCCTCATGGTGTCCGGCGAACCCGCCACGGGGGAGCCCGCCATTGACATGGCCGAGGAACACCGGCAGCACATCACCCGCTGGTTCTACGCGTGCTCGTACGACATCCATCGCGGGCTCGGCGAGATGTACGTGTCCGACGAACGGTTCAGGGCGTTCTACGACGCCCTGCGCCCGGGGCTCGCCGAGCACCTCAGGGACGCGATCGCGGCGAACGCGGCACGACACGCGTGA